A part of Corynebacterium lactis RW2-5 genomic DNA contains:
- a CDS encoding YwiC-like family protein, whose protein sequence is MRIMSQKRSSARKQSRRLRHRRSAGWFPDQHGAWFMVTVPPATGLLANPTCTGVLLTATWLFGYFAFFATTVWLRARRQRRHLAPVVVYCSLTATFGLLTLLYDVSLVKWVPTIAPLAAIAIWETYRRRPRSLLSGVATVLAASLMVPVVAGPSPKAWATAAIYAGFFVGTVPYVKTLIRERGSRLWFMVSAIYHTVLLCAAISAWLVLDDELISVGVPIVGAALLVRAVAMPITGARRARPWTPKQVGMLDATLTVAVVLAAL, encoded by the coding sequence ATGCGTATTATGAGCCAGAAGCGCAGCTCCGCCCGGAAGCAGTCACGCCGTTTACGCCACCGCCGCTCCGCCGGCTGGTTCCCCGACCAGCACGGCGCCTGGTTCATGGTGACAGTCCCACCTGCCACCGGCTTGCTGGCCAACCCAACCTGTACCGGAGTACTCCTCACCGCCACCTGGCTTTTCGGTTACTTCGCGTTCTTCGCGACCACCGTGTGGCTCCGCGCGCGCCGCCAGCGCCGCCACCTCGCGCCAGTCGTCGTTTACTGCTCGCTCACCGCCACCTTCGGCTTGCTCACCCTGCTTTACGACGTCTCTCTGGTGAAATGGGTACCGACGATTGCTCCCCTGGCAGCCATTGCTATCTGGGAGACCTACCGCCGCAGGCCACGATCTCTGCTATCCGGCGTCGCCACGGTGCTCGCGGCGAGCTTGATGGTCCCAGTCGTGGCGGGACCGTCCCCCAAGGCATGGGCCACCGCGGCAATCTACGCGGGTTTTTTCGTCGGGACCGTACCGTATGTGAAAACGCTCATTCGCGAGCGTGGTAGCCGCCTATGGTTTATGGTCTCGGCTATTTACCACACGGTCCTGCTCTGCGCTGCGATTAGCGCGTGGCTAGTACTTGACGACGAGCTCATCAGCGTCGGCGTGCCAATCGTGGGCGCAGCGCTCCTCGTTAGGGCCGTAGCGATGCCAATCACTGGCGCCCGCCGCGCCAGGCCCTGGACCCCAAAACAGGTCGGAATGCTGGATGCGACCCTTACCGTCGCCGTTGTGCTAGCCGCCCTCTAG
- a CDS encoding 3-hydroxyisobutyryl-CoA hydrolase, with translation MTANAANNEPKVLRSLTGRSGHLRLNRPKALNSLDHEMVVEITNALNAWLADESVDHVLITSDHPKAFCAGGDVRSVRDSVLSGDSSDGERFFEDEYVMNALIAKFAEAKPYVAVIDGIAMGGGLGVSLHGSHRIVTERASASMPEMAIGFVPDVGITHFSQHVSTALGGPSVAIARFAGLTGYRLTASDMLWAGWATDFVPSESLPDFLEVADREGLESALERYSLDADSAQARELIGRSQLAEWNDCITACFGADTWEEIARALDEAASSGTCADEVIEKFRGLIAAASPESLVAAVELYAANAGADVDLRKALDNELSLGKYLRHRPNFAEGVRAVLIDKDRNAKFVPERTEDVDVEAIRATLS, from the coding sequence ATGACTGCTAACGCCGCTAACAATGAGCCGAAGGTGCTGCGCTCTCTCACAGGGCGGTCCGGGCACCTTCGGCTTAATCGTCCGAAGGCCCTGAATTCGCTCGACCATGAAATGGTTGTCGAGATCACCAACGCGCTCAACGCATGGCTTGCCGACGAATCGGTTGACCACGTCCTGATAACTTCGGACCACCCGAAGGCCTTCTGTGCCGGCGGAGACGTTCGCTCGGTCCGTGACTCGGTGCTCAGCGGGGACTCCTCGGACGGTGAGCGTTTCTTCGAAGACGAGTACGTCATGAACGCACTCATCGCGAAATTCGCCGAGGCTAAGCCGTATGTAGCGGTTATTGACGGCATTGCTATGGGCGGCGGGCTCGGAGTTTCTCTGCATGGCTCGCATCGCATTGTCACCGAGCGTGCGAGCGCCTCTATGCCGGAAATGGCCATTGGCTTTGTCCCGGATGTCGGAATCACGCATTTCTCCCAGCACGTGTCTACCGCCTTGGGCGGCCCGTCTGTAGCAATTGCACGTTTCGCCGGGCTTACTGGCTACCGACTCACAGCATCGGACATGCTGTGGGCAGGGTGGGCTACCGACTTCGTGCCATCGGAAAGCCTGCCGGACTTCCTTGAGGTGGCGGATAGGGAAGGGCTCGAATCGGCGTTGGAGCGCTACAGCCTGGATGCCGATTCCGCGCAGGCGCGGGAGCTTATTGGGCGCTCGCAGCTGGCGGAATGGAATGACTGCATTACGGCGTGCTTCGGCGCCGACACGTGGGAGGAAATTGCGCGGGCGCTGGATGAGGCAGCCTCGTCGGGGACGTGTGCAGATGAGGTAATCGAGAAGTTCCGGGGGCTCATTGCGGCTGCGTCCCCAGAGAGCCTGGTGGCGGCAGTGGAGCTGTATGCGGCGAATGCGGGCGCTGACGTGGACCTTCGAAAGGCGCTGGACAATGAGCTCTCTCTGGGTAAATACCTGCGTCATCGCCCCAACTTCGCGGAGGGAGTCCGGGCCGTCCTAATCGATAAGGACCGCAACGCGAAGTTCGTCCCCGAGCGGACGGAAGACGTCGACGTCGAGGCGATTCGCGCGACGCTGTCGTAG
- the ppk2 gene encoding polyphosphate kinase 2 yields the protein MKNDDVQRPPKLNKKAYEKELKKLQAELVEMQQWVVETGARVVIIMEGRDAAGKGSAIKRITQYLNPRTCRVEALPAPTSREKGQWYFQRYVEKLPTAGEIVIFDRSWYNRAGVERVMGFCTSQEYRRFLHQAPIFERLLVEDGIILRKYWFSVSDEEQVARFTSRREDPLRRWKLSPMDLESITRWEDYSRAKDEMFIHTDIPSAPWFTVESEDKKRSRINVINHLLTTIPYERIEREVPEIPARPESEGTYERPPRTEFRYVPDVAAKLEEKKSKATKSSKSSKSSKSAKGTKKSKK from the coding sequence ATGAAGAATGATGATGTCCAGCGCCCACCGAAACTCAACAAGAAGGCCTACGAAAAGGAGTTGAAGAAACTCCAGGCAGAACTCGTCGAGATGCAGCAGTGGGTTGTTGAGACTGGCGCCCGCGTTGTCATCATCATGGAGGGGCGCGATGCGGCCGGTAAGGGATCGGCCATTAAGCGCATTACACAGTACCTGAACCCACGCACCTGCCGCGTCGAGGCGCTGCCGGCGCCGACCAGCCGTGAGAAGGGGCAGTGGTACTTCCAGCGCTACGTCGAGAAGCTTCCCACCGCTGGCGAAATCGTCATTTTCGATCGCTCTTGGTACAACCGTGCCGGTGTTGAGCGCGTAATGGGCTTCTGCACCTCACAGGAGTACCGCCGATTCCTGCACCAGGCCCCAATTTTCGAGCGCCTCCTGGTCGAAGACGGCATTATCCTGCGCAAGTACTGGTTCTCCGTCTCGGATGAGGAGCAGGTGGCGCGCTTCACCTCTCGCCGTGAAGATCCGCTACGTCGCTGGAAGCTCTCGCCGATGGATCTCGAATCCATTACCCGCTGGGAGGACTACTCCCGTGCAAAGGATGAGATGTTCATCCACACCGACATTCCGTCGGCTCCGTGGTTCACGGTCGAGTCTGAGGACAAGAAGCGTTCTCGTATCAACGTCATCAACCACTTGCTGACCACCATTCCCTACGAGCGCATCGAGCGTGAGGTTCCGGAGATTCCGGCTCGTCCAGAGTCCGAGGGCACCTACGAGCGTCCGCCGCGCACCGAGTTCCGCTACGTCCCGGATGTTGCTGCGAAGCTTGAAGAAAAGAAATCCAAGGCTACTAAATCCTCCAAGTCCTCCAAGTCCTCCAAGTCCGCTAAGGGCACCAAGAAGTCGAAGAAGTAA
- the ftsX gene encoding permease-like cell division protein FtsX, which yields MKTRFVVGEAFSSLGRNVTMTIAMIITTAISLALLASGILVTELTNRTKDMYLDRVEVQIELSEEISASDAACTSPGCAEIVDKLEQESGVESVTYRNRQQNFDHFVAMFKDTDPALVQNATPESLPAVVMVRLSDPTDVSPLDVVRDLPQVDHVTDQKEDVGNTARNLDAVRNATFLIAAVQALAAVFLIANMVQIAAFSRRKEVEIMRMVGASRWFTQAPFVLEAVIASLVGGLLAVGALFAGKATVVDPALEGLYKAQLIAPVTSGDIAVVAPIVILIGMVFAGLVAQITLRFYSKN from the coding sequence ATGAAGACTCGCTTTGTGGTTGGTGAGGCGTTTTCCTCTTTGGGGCGAAACGTGACTATGACAATCGCGATGATTATCACCACCGCGATTTCTCTGGCACTACTAGCTTCCGGAATTTTGGTCACAGAACTGACCAATCGTACAAAGGACATGTATCTCGACCGGGTTGAGGTGCAGATTGAACTTAGTGAAGAAATTTCCGCGAGTGATGCGGCTTGTACTTCTCCGGGTTGTGCAGAAATTGTCGACAAGTTGGAGCAGGAAAGTGGAGTGGAGTCGGTCACTTACCGAAACCGACAGCAAAACTTCGATCACTTCGTCGCGATGTTCAAGGACACTGACCCGGCGCTAGTGCAGAACGCCACGCCGGAGTCGCTGCCGGCCGTCGTGATGGTGCGCCTGAGCGACCCGACGGATGTTAGTCCGCTCGATGTGGTTCGGGACCTTCCGCAGGTTGACCATGTCACTGATCAGAAGGAAGACGTCGGAAACACCGCGCGCAACCTGGACGCGGTGCGAAACGCCACTTTCCTGATCGCGGCGGTCCAGGCTCTCGCCGCGGTATTCCTGATCGCGAATATGGTGCAGATCGCGGCATTTTCTAGGCGCAAAGAAGTCGAGATTATGCGTATGGTCGGCGCTAGTCGCTGGTTTACCCAGGCGCCTTTCGTACTTGAGGCTGTCATCGCGTCCCTGGTCGGCGGACTGCTGGCGGTAGGCGCGCTGTTCGCAGGCAAGGCGACGGTCGTCGACCCTGCGCTCGAGGGGCTGTACAAGGCTCAGCTGATTGCTCCGGTGACCAGTGGCGACATTGCGGTCGTAGCACCAATTGTGATTCTAATTGGCATGGTCTTCGCCGGATTGGTCGCACAAATTACTCTTCGGTTCTACTCCAAGAACTAA
- the ftsE gene encoding cell division ATP-binding protein FtsE: MITFDGVTKSYSTSTRPALNDVSVQIDKGEFVFLIGPSGSGKSTFLRLMVREEKADSGKLIVAGQDLTKIPQRSIPKLRQKIGYVFQDFRLLPKKTVYENVAFALQVIGKSKAKIDKAVPETLEMVGLEGKANRYPHELSGGEQQRVAIARAFVNRPLILLADEPTGNLDPETSSDIMLLLDRINRMGTTVVMSTHDNDAVDAMRRRVLVLELGRLVRDDATGIYGLGR; the protein is encoded by the coding sequence GTGATCACATTCGACGGTGTAACCAAGTCTTATTCGACATCTACTCGCCCGGCGCTCAATGACGTCTCGGTCCAAATCGACAAGGGCGAGTTCGTGTTCCTTATCGGACCTTCGGGCTCAGGTAAGTCGACATTCCTGCGGCTGATGGTTCGTGAGGAAAAGGCGGACTCCGGAAAACTGATCGTTGCGGGACAGGACCTCACGAAGATTCCGCAACGGAGCATTCCGAAGCTCAGGCAGAAAATTGGCTACGTGTTCCAGGACTTCCGCCTACTGCCGAAGAAGACCGTCTATGAGAATGTCGCTTTCGCGCTGCAGGTTATCGGTAAGAGCAAGGCAAAAATCGATAAGGCCGTGCCGGAGACGCTGGAAATGGTCGGGCTCGAGGGTAAGGCGAATCGCTATCCGCACGAGCTCTCGGGCGGTGAGCAGCAGCGTGTCGCTATCGCACGTGCCTTCGTCAACCGCCCGCTGATTCTGCTTGCCGACGAGCCCACGGGCAATCTCGATCCGGAAACCTCTAGCGACATCATGTTGCTGCTGGACCGCATCAATCGAATGGGAACGACCGTAGTTATGTCGACGCACGACAATGATGCTGTCGACGCGATGCGCAGGCGAGTCCTGGTGCTGGAGCTGGGGCGCTTAGTGCGAGATGACGCGACGGGCATCTACGGCCTGGGCCGTTAA
- a CDS encoding HNH endonuclease signature motif containing protein, whose product MRHKTITYEDTLADSAPRFHHELSEEAPAKLGIQRNRVELELALACAPSSPTEDVEDHVSHVSAALGMSRARAMQYVDIGIQLNRMPKLCQLLTQRAHLPFLHMRTIADAVLPLQNADTVAEIEQRLLEFVSPRRNNEVLRGVRSLHHFLQNVIEEFAPLLRPRDIPGDSVPAITTAATEKIGEHIGFSSGDALTEVYMELAPERAHEFELILDEIAADQDCTKVEALTHLMHGTVEVTATLNLYCPLTEEKPQKAWIGGLGWINRIATASWLDRVSSVRLMADETVEGYTPSERQRTFVQGRDGTCRFPGCEVEATKCDLDHIEPYNHEDPESGGASSTHNLHCLCRKHHNLKTSGLWNVAREIDGTEYWTSTKSGTTLVSQESGPMAGHGRYSYEIRRVRKGQTLREYNQRRHELLHESRVLVEQARAECGF is encoded by the coding sequence ATGAGGCACAAAACCATTACCTACGAGGACACGCTGGCGGACTCGGCGCCACGTTTTCATCACGAGCTATCGGAGGAAGCTCCAGCAAAACTAGGGATACAGCGCAATCGTGTCGAGCTTGAACTTGCACTAGCATGCGCTCCGTCCTCACCCACGGAAGATGTCGAGGATCATGTTTCCCATGTCTCTGCCGCGCTGGGAATGTCTCGGGCACGCGCGATGCAATACGTCGATATCGGCATCCAGTTGAACCGGATGCCGAAACTGTGCCAGCTGCTTACGCAACGTGCCCACCTCCCTTTCCTCCATATGAGGACTATCGCGGACGCGGTTTTACCACTTCAGAACGCGGATACTGTGGCGGAGATTGAGCAGCGGCTCCTCGAATTCGTATCTCCCAGAAGGAACAATGAGGTCCTTCGCGGCGTGCGCAGTCTGCACCATTTCTTGCAAAACGTTATCGAGGAGTTCGCCCCCTTGCTGCGCCCTCGCGATATCCCGGGCGACTCCGTACCGGCCATTACCACAGCCGCCACCGAAAAAATTGGCGAGCACATCGGTTTCAGCAGTGGAGATGCGCTAACGGAGGTCTACATGGAACTAGCGCCAGAGCGCGCTCACGAGTTCGAGCTCATCCTCGACGAAATCGCGGCTGACCAGGATTGCACCAAAGTTGAAGCGCTGACCCATCTGATGCACGGCACTGTGGAGGTCACTGCCACGTTAAATCTCTACTGCCCTCTCACAGAAGAGAAGCCGCAGAAAGCGTGGATCGGCGGTCTCGGATGGATCAACCGCATCGCAACAGCCTCATGGCTCGACAGGGTCTCCAGCGTGCGTCTGATGGCGGACGAGACCGTGGAAGGATACACGCCCTCCGAGCGGCAGCGGACCTTCGTGCAAGGTCGCGACGGGACGTGCAGGTTTCCTGGCTGCGAGGTTGAGGCCACAAAATGCGACCTCGACCATATCGAACCCTACAACCACGAAGACCCCGAAAGTGGCGGCGCTTCCAGCACCCACAACCTTCACTGTTTATGCAGGAAGCACCACAACCTGAAAACTTCGGGACTCTGGAATGTCGCTCGCGAGATAGACGGCACGGAGTACTGGACATCGACAAAATCCGGAACCACCCTGGTAAGTCAGGAAAGCGGACCAATGGCCGGACACGGAAGATATTCCTACGAGATACGCAGAGTTAGAAAGGGGCAGACCCTCCGCGAATACAACCAACGCCGTCATGAACTACTACATGAGTCCAGAGTTCTAGTAGAACAGGCGAGAGCAGAATGCGGTTTCTAG
- the prfB gene encoding peptide chain release factor 2, with protein sequence MNPEVTADLKELDATLTTIEKVVDVEELSDRTRELEAQAADPSLWDDPDHAQQVTSALSQAQAKMKKIASIRARLDDVAVMYELAEEEQDPDAVELADAERSELRGDIESLEVTTMLSGPYDEREAVINIRSGAGGVDAADWAEMLMRMYLRWADKNGNKVEVYDTSYAEEAGIKSATFVVHGEYMYGTLSVEQGAHRLVRISPFDNQGRRQTSFAEVEVLPVVEETDHIDIPETDIRVDVYRSSGPGGQSVNTTDSAVRLTHIPTGIVVTCQNEKSQHQNKASAMRVLQAKLLERKRQEERAELDALGAGGNASWGNQMRSYVLHPYQMVKDLRTEFEVNNPQAVLDGDIDGFLEAGIRWRMAEQQAES encoded by the coding sequence GTGAATCCGGAAGTGACTGCTGACCTCAAAGAACTCGACGCAACTCTGACTACCATTGAGAAGGTGGTCGACGTTGAGGAGCTCTCGGACCGTACCAGGGAACTCGAAGCACAGGCGGCAGACCCCTCTTTGTGGGATGATCCCGACCATGCTCAGCAGGTAACCAGCGCGCTGTCGCAGGCGCAGGCAAAGATGAAGAAGATTGCTTCGATTCGCGCTCGGCTTGACGACGTCGCGGTCATGTACGAACTCGCCGAGGAGGAACAGGACCCAGACGCCGTTGAGCTGGCGGATGCAGAACGTTCCGAACTGCGCGGGGACATCGAATCCCTCGAGGTCACGACCATGCTTTCGGGGCCTTACGACGAGCGTGAAGCAGTGATTAACATCCGTTCCGGCGCTGGTGGTGTGGATGCAGCTGACTGGGCCGAGATGCTGATGCGCATGTACCTCCGCTGGGCCGATAAGAACGGCAATAAGGTCGAGGTCTACGACACTTCCTACGCTGAGGAAGCTGGTATTAAGTCGGCGACCTTCGTCGTGCATGGCGAATATATGTACGGCACGCTCTCCGTCGAGCAGGGAGCCCATAGGCTTGTCCGTATCAGTCCCTTCGACAACCAGGGTCGCCGCCAGACGTCGTTTGCTGAGGTTGAGGTGCTGCCGGTGGTCGAGGAGACCGACCATATCGATATCCCGGAGACGGACATCCGCGTCGATGTGTACCGTTCCTCGGGGCCTGGCGGACAGTCTGTGAACACCACGGACTCCGCCGTGCGCCTGACGCATATCCCGACGGGAATTGTGGTGACCTGTCAGAATGAGAAGTCGCAGCATCAGAACAAGGCTTCGGCCATGCGGGTGTTGCAGGCGAAGCTGTTGGAGCGCAAGCGCCAGGAAGAGCGCGCCGAGCTCGATGCGCTGGGCGCCGGAGGTAATGCTTCGTGGGGTAACCAGATGCGTTCCTACGTGCTGCACCCCTACCAGATGGTCAAGGATCTTCGCACCGAGTTCGAGGTCAACAACCCGCAAGCGGTTTTGGACGGCGACATTGACGGCTTCCTCGAAGCGGGCATTCGTTGGCGAATGGCAGAGCAGCAGGCTGAGAGCTAG
- a CDS encoding inositol monophosphatase family protein, whose protein sequence is MPEPTADATAASHELDAFIGQLSESIAASDTAIAVAIVKRAASIASEMRAEGLVKQFKTSISDVVTAADRAAEKFVVDALARLRPNDGILGEEGSAKESQSGRTWVIDPVDGTYNFTSGSDYWCSALALVIGDVNDPEDLILGAVHRPASGETWIGGPELPTTRINLNGTVDDVQVENLPLGEVCAATYLHTTVVGSADEQEATATRSWLDAVSRCATWRMLGSASVDMAGVVDGRLGVWFQRDVAPWDWLPGRALIEGAGGDCAAVGRWKIVGSLGQVAELREVLK, encoded by the coding sequence ATGCCTGAACCGACCGCCGACGCCACCGCCGCATCCCACGAACTCGACGCCTTCATCGGACAGCTGTCCGAATCCATCGCGGCGTCCGATACCGCCATCGCCGTGGCGATTGTTAAGAGAGCTGCCTCGATCGCCTCCGAGATGCGGGCGGAGGGCCTGGTCAAGCAATTTAAAACCTCAATCTCTGATGTTGTCACGGCCGCTGACCGAGCGGCGGAGAAGTTCGTCGTCGACGCGCTGGCCCGACTCCGCCCGAACGATGGCATCCTCGGAGAGGAGGGCTCCGCCAAGGAGTCTCAGTCCGGGCGCACTTGGGTAATCGACCCGGTCGACGGCACCTACAACTTCACCTCTGGCTCGGACTATTGGTGCAGCGCGTTGGCCCTCGTAATCGGCGATGTCAACGACCCCGAGGACCTTATCCTCGGCGCGGTCCACCGCCCCGCCAGTGGAGAAACCTGGATCGGAGGACCCGAACTCCCGACCACCCGCATCAACCTCAACGGCACGGTCGACGACGTCCAGGTGGAGAACCTTCCGCTGGGCGAGGTCTGCGCTGCAACGTACCTGCACACCACCGTGGTCGGCTCCGCGGACGAGCAGGAAGCCACCGCCACTCGTTCCTGGCTCGACGCCGTTTCTCGCTGCGCGACCTGGCGCATGCTCGGCTCTGCATCCGTGGACATGGCGGGCGTTGTCGACGGCCGCCTGGGCGTGTGGTTCCAGCGGGACGTCGCTCCGTGGGACTGGCTGCCCGGTCGCGCGCTCATCGAGGGGGCGGGCGGCGACTGCGCAGCCGTCGGCCGCTGGAAGATTGTCGGCTCTCTGGGACAAGTCGCCGAGCTGCGCGAAGTGCTGAAGTAG
- the hisN gene encoding histidinol-phosphatase gives MASDSTAPTASTDSTAYSADLELALQLADAADALTMQRFEAENLVVESKPDLTPVSDADIACEKLLRERLDEVRPDDEVLGEEFGGEATFEGRQWVIDPIDGTKNFVRNVPVWATLIALLEDGKPVVGVVSAPALGRRWWAAKGAGAHKRVQVGTLDTTRPIEVSKVANISDCSISNSSLTGWAERGLRENFIALTDDAWRLRSFGDFFSYCLVAEGAVDVAAEPEVSLWDLAALAILVEEAGGRFTSLNGVDGPHGGNAVATNGLLHDSVVKRIGAGQG, from the coding sequence ATGGCCTCCGACTCCACCGCGCCCACCGCATCCACCGACTCCACCGCATACTCCGCAGACCTCGAACTCGCCCTCCAGCTTGCCGACGCCGCCGACGCCCTGACCATGCAGCGCTTCGAGGCGGAAAACCTCGTCGTCGAATCTAAGCCGGACCTCACTCCGGTGTCCGACGCGGATATTGCGTGCGAGAAGCTACTGCGCGAGCGGCTCGACGAGGTTCGCCCGGATGACGAAGTCCTCGGCGAGGAATTCGGCGGTGAAGCGACCTTTGAGGGGCGCCAGTGGGTGATCGACCCCATCGATGGCACGAAGAACTTCGTCCGAAACGTACCGGTCTGGGCTACCCTAATTGCGCTCCTGGAAGATGGAAAGCCAGTGGTCGGCGTCGTCTCAGCGCCGGCGCTGGGCCGTCGCTGGTGGGCGGCGAAAGGCGCTGGTGCGCACAAGCGCGTGCAGGTCGGCACGCTCGACACCACCCGCCCCATCGAGGTCTCGAAGGTCGCAAACATCTCCGACTGCTCTATCTCCAACTCCTCGCTCACCGGTTGGGCTGAGCGCGGCCTGCGGGAAAACTTCATCGCACTGACCGACGATGCGTGGCGCCTGCGCAGCTTCGGTGATTTCTTTTCGTACTGCCTGGTCGCGGAGGGCGCTGTCGATGTCGCGGCGGAGCCGGAGGTCTCTCTGTGGGACCTCGCGGCGCTGGCGATTCTCGTCGAGGAGGCCGGCGGCCGCTTCACATCCCTGAACGGCGTCGACGGCCCGCACGGTGGCAACGCTGTCGCAACGAATGGGCTCCTCCACGACTCCGTCGTAAAGCGAATTGGCGCGGGGCAGGGATAA